The DNA region CAGACGTTGGGCCATGGACTTCTCGCCACGCTTGCGGGCGGCTTCCTTGATCCAGCGCATCGACAGGGCCAGGCGACGCACGGGACGCACTTCCACGGGCACTTGGTAGTTGGCACCGCCCACGCGGCGGGACTTCACTTCGACCATGGGCTTCACGTTGTTGATGGCAACGGTGAAGGCTTCCAGGGGGTCCTTGTCAGGGTGCTTCTTCTCGATCAGTTCCAGAGCGCCGTAAATGATGCGCTCTGCCACTGCCTTCTTGCCGCCTTCCATGATCACGTTCATGAATTTGGACAGCTCGACATTGCCGAACTTGGGATCCGGCAGGATTTCACGTTTGGGGACTTCGCGACGACGTGGCATTTTTCACCTCTATCTTTGCTTCAGTTGGCATCTTTTCAGACACCGCGAGAGCCAATGAAGGACTCCCACTTACTCGACCCGCGCAGAACGCCTGCGTTTGGGGCCACTACGCTGCTTCACCGCGCCACGCGGGAGACAGCACCGAAAATTCTTTGCAAAAAGCGCAGGGCTTACTCTTACTTGGCCTTGGGCTTCTTCGCGCCGTACTTGGAGCGCGCTTGCTTACGGTCCTTGACCCCTTGCAGGTCAAGCGAACCGCGCACGATGTGGTAACGCACACCGGGCAAGTCCTTCACACGGCCGCCGCGGACCAGCACCACGCTGTGTTCCTGCAGGTTGTGGCCTTCACCGCCGATGTAGGAGATGACTTCGAACCCGTTGGTCAGGCGCACCTTGGCGACCTTACGCAGAGCCGAGTTAGGCTTCTTAGGCGTCGTGGTGTACACACGGGTGCACACGCCGCGGCGCTGGGGAGAGTTTTCCATCGCAGGGCTCTTGGACTTGATCTTTTCGACCTCGCGCCCCTGACGGACCAGTTGATTGATGGTTGGCATTGAAATACGTCCCTAAACGTGAATTTTTCGTCAAAAACGAAAACGTGAATCCCTTCGGAAATTCCGAAAAGCCTTCTAATGTAGCAGGTTGCCTCTGGAGGGGCAATCGCCAGGGCTTGCGGCGCAGGCGCCCGCACCCTTCAAGGTAGCGCTCCCGCCACGCCGCCGCCCAACCCACGGCGTCCGGCAGCGGCCTGCAGCGGAAGCCCTACCTTTCGGCTGTCGGTCACTTGATCCAGAGGCGGATGGCGTCCCAGGCGCGGCCGAAGATGCCGGCCTGCTCCACACCTTCCAGCGCCACCAGGGGCACTTCGGCGAGTTGCTGCTCGCCCAGCATCACCTTGAGCGTGCCGATGGACTGGCCCTGGGTGAACGGAGCCACCAGCGGATCCTGGCGCACGACCTGGGTGGTCACCTTGCCGGCGCTGCCCGAGGGCACCGTGACGACGATGGCTTCCGGACGGCCGATCTTCAGCGTCTTCTGCGTGCCCTTCCACACGACCGGGGTGGCGGCGGGCTGGCCGGCGTCGAACAGCTTGACGGCGTCGAAGGCCGTGTAGCCCCAGTTCAGCAGCTTCTGGCTTTCGTTGGCGCGGGCGGTTTCGCTGGCCGTACCCAGAACGATGGACAGCAGGCGGCGCTGGCCCACGTTCGGGAAGTCACGCTTGGACGTGGCGACCAAGCAATAGCCCGCCGCTGCCGTGTGGCCGGTCTTGAGGCCATCCACCGTCGGGTCGCGGAACAGCAGGCTGTTGCGGTTGGAGCCGTTGGACGGCGGCGTGCCGGGGTAGGCGTAGTGCTTGGTGGAGTAGTAGTGCATGTACTCCGGGAAATCCTTCATCAGCCGCGTGGCGAGGATGCTCAGGTCGCGGGCCGTGGTCGTGTGGCCGGGCTCGGTGAGGCCTTCGGGGTTCTTGTAAGCCGTGCCCTTCATGCCCAGGGCCTTGGCCTGGTCGTTCATCAGCTTGACGAAGTTTTCGGCCGTGCCGCCCACGCCTTCGGCCAGGGCCATGGTGGCGTCGTTGCCGGACTGCACGATCATGCCCTTGATGAGGTCCTCGACAGGCACCTGCATCTTGGGGTCGATGAACATGCGCGAGCCCGGCATCTTCCAGGCGCGTTCGCTCACGGGCAGCCGCTGCTCCAGCGTGATCTTCTTGGCGCGCAGCGCATCGAAGACCAGATAGCCGGTCATGAGCTTGGTGAGCGAGGCCTGCTCGACCGGCGCATCGATGTCCTTGGCCGCCAGCACCTGGCCGGCCGTCACGTCCACCAACAGGTAGTTGCGGGCTGCGATCTCGGGCGGCTGGGGCGCCTGCGCCTGGGCCCAGAGGGCGGCAGGCGCCAGCAGGGCGGCGCAGACGAGGATTCGCAACGGGGACAGGAAGGAGGTCATGGACACAGGCATTCGAAAGGGAGACTGAACAGGGAAGAGGAAAGAGAGAGAACAGCGTCGGAGGGCGATGTGTGCGATGCGGCAAACCCGATCCAGGTGCGCCCCGGTGGCGGGCCGATCGACGGCGGCGCCCCGCGCGTCAGGCCGCCGGCAGGTCGGCCATGACGTGGCGCATGACCAGGTTCTTGAGCAGCGGCAATTGTCCGTGAAAGAAGTGGCCGCCCCCGGGCACGACGGTAACCGGCAGTATCTGCGGCCGCGCCCAGTCCATGACCGCGGCCAGCGGCACGGTGTCGTCGGACTCGCCGTGCACGACCAGGGTGCGCAGGTGCGCCTCGGGCGGCACCGGCGCGGCGGTGAAGCGGCTGGCGGCGGTGCCCACGAGCACGGCCCGTTCGACGGTGCGTTCGCTCCACAGCCGGGCCAGCGCATGGCTGGTGACGAAGGCGCCGAACGAGAAGCCGGCCAGGGCGATCGGCCCCTCGGGCGCCACCTGCTGCACCACGGCCAGCAGGTCGTCCAGCTCACCGCGGCCTTCGTCGTAGGTGCCGGCCGTGGCCCCCACGCCGCGGAAGTTGAAGCGCACCGCCGTCCAGCCGCTGGCCACGAAGGCGCGGGCCAGGGTCTGCACGACCTTGTTGTCCATGGTGCCGCTGAACAGCGGATGCGGGTGGGCGATGATGGCCACGCCGCGCGGCGCGCCGCCGGCCTCCGTGGCCGCCGCATCGCGGGCGGCTTCGATGGCACCGGCGGGGCCGGCCAGGGTGAGGCGTTCAGTCTGGGCGTTCACGTTGTGCTACCAATTCAATAGCTTGCAGCGCTCGTTGGTCAAGCGCTGGGGCCTGAAAACACTTGAAGTCCGTGGCTGAGTGGAAATCGGCGCGCGAGTTCCTTAGAACGTGTTTACGATCTCGCAGGGGTCGGGGCGTTGCGCTCCTGCCACCGCTGCGGGCCGGCCGTCCGGGAAGGGCCAGGCCGCAGCGCGGCAGATTCTAAGGCGCGCCCTCGCCAAGGCCTCACCCCAAAGACCTTGAACGGGCCTCAGGCGTCCCGGTCGCGCCGGGAGACGCGCAGCACCACGTAGACGAGCGCCGCGTAGGGCCAGAGCCAGCCCAGCCACTGCCCCAGTCCGTAGAAGCGGATGAAGCGGCCCTGCTCCCAGGCCTGCAGCGTCTGCGCGAAGTAGGCGCTGGTGGGCGCCTGGTTCAGCAGGTTCAAGTGCAGCGCCAGTGCCAGCAGCAACAGGGCGGCGCAGGCCCTGCGCGGCAGGGCCACCAGCGCCAGCGTGGCCGCCAGTGCGGCCCAGATGCCGATGCGGGTCGGCAGGTTCAGCCATTCCCAGGCGTGCGCGGGTCCGTAGCTCAGGGCGGACGACAGCGCCGTCACCGCCACGCCGATCAGCACCGTGGCCACGGCGAATGCCGCACGACGGCCCACGCTGCGCACCACGCAATAGCCCAGCAGGCAAGGCACCAGCAGCCCCAGCAGCACGGCCACCAGTTCGCCGCTGGCGGACAGCGCCTCCAGCGGGGTGTCGCGCACCGGCAGCCACTCCAGGAAGGGCGTGTCCTCGAGCAGATCGACCAGCGCCTGCTCCAGCCGCTCCCACATCTGCCCCAGGCCGAAGGGCACGGCGGCAGGGAACAGCAGCGCCAGCGGCCACAGGGCCAGCAGCACCAGCGCACCGCGCGCCTCGGGCACGAACCAGCGGGCGCGGAAGCGGCTCCAGCGGTCGATGGCGCCCAACCGCTCCAGCAGCGCCGCCACCATGGCGCCGAGCAGCGCGCCGCACGCATTCAGCGCCAAGTCCATGTTGGACGGCACGCGGCGCGGCAGGTAGATCTGCAGGAACTCCATCGCCAGCGACAGCAGGGCGCCGGCCAGCGCAGCCACCGGCACCGCCGCCCGCGGCCAGCCGGTGCGCAGCAGGGCCAGGCCCAGCAGAAAGCCCAGCGGGGCGTATCCGCCGACGTTGATGTTGACGTCGAACCAGGTCCAGTAGGGCGGCGGGATCGGGGCGGAGAAGAACACCCAGGGCGAAATGCCCTGTTCGCGCCAGCCGTCGAAAGGGAACAGGCTGGCGAAGACGATCAGAGCCGCATAGGTCAGCCCCAGGGGCCAAGCCGACGTCTTGTGCATCGGAGCGCCTGTCCAGCCTCTCAGAAGGGTTTGACCACCACCAGCACCACGGCGGCCACCAGCAGCAGCACGGGCACCTCGTTGAACCAGCGGAACCAGCGGTGGCTGCGCCGGCTCTCGCCGCTGGCCAGCTTGCGCAGCAGCACGGCGCAGGCGTGGTGGTAGCCCACGGCCAGGACGACGACGGTCAGCTTGGCGTGCATCCAGCCGTTGCCCGGCCCCTTGCCGATGCCGTAGCCCAGGAACAGCCACAGCCCCAGCCCCAGGGCGGGCACGGCCAGCAGCGTGGTGAAGCGCAGCAGCTTGCGCGCCATCAGCAACAGGCGGTCGCGCTCGGCCACCGAACCCGGCGGCACCAGGGCCAGGTTGACGAAGATGCGGGGCAGGTAGAACAGGCCGGCGAACCAGCTGGCCACGAAGACGATGTGAAAGGCTTTGACCCAGAGCATCGGCGCAGTTTACGTGCCAATCGGCCCGCCTGCAGCGCATCGCCGGACCCCCCCGCGGCCTTCTCTTGACGCGGCTCGCATCCGGCACCCAGCGAGCGGCCGGTGACGGCCAAGCGGGCCCTTGCGCGTCACATCCGCGTCGCGCGGCGCGGGGCGCAGCGCCCCTGTGGGCCCGGTGGCGCGGCGATGTGGCGCACAATTTGGGCATGCATCTGTCCAGCCCCACCCCCTTTCCGGCCAGCCGCCCCCGCCGCCTGCGGCGCGACGCCTTCACCCGCAACCTGGTGCGCGAGAACGTGCTCACGCCCCACGACTTCATCTATCCGGTGTTCGTGCATGAAGGCACCCATGTGCGCGAGGCCGTGCCCTCCATGCCCGGCGTGGACCGCCTGAGCCTGGATCTGCTGCTGCCCGTGGCGGAAGACTGCGTGAAGCTGGGCATTCCCGTGCTGGCGCTGTTCCCCTCGATCGACGCGGCGCTGAAGACGCCGGACGGCAAGGAAGCGCAGAACCCCGACGGGCTGATCCCCCGCGTGGTGCGCGCGCTGAAGAAGGAATTCCCCGACCTGGGCGTGCTCACCGACGTAGCGCTGGACCCCTACACCAGCCACGGCCAGGACGGCGTGCTCGACGCCACGGGCTACATCCTCAACGACGAGACGGTGGAGATCCTGGTGGGCCAGGCGCTGACGCACGCCGAGGCCGGCGTGGACATGGTCGCCCCCAGCGACATGATGGACGGCCGCATCGGCGCCATCCGCCAGGCGCTGGAGGCGCAGGGCCACGTCTACACCCGCATCATGGCGTACAGCGCCAAGTACGCCAGCGCCTTCTACGGCCCGTTCCGCGATGCCGTGGGCACGCGCGGCGCCCTGGGCAAGGCCGACAAGAACGTCTACCAGATGGACCCGGCCAACACCGACGAGGCGCTGCGCGAAGTGGCGCTGGACATCGCCGAAGGCGCCGACATGGTGATGGTCAAGCCCGGCATGCCCTACCTGGACGTGGTGCGCCGCGTGAAGGACGAGTTCCGCGTGCCCACCTTCGCCTACCAGGTGAGCGGCGAGTACGCCATGCTCAAGGCGGCCGCGGCCAACGGCTGGCTGGACCACGACGCCGTGATGATGGAATCGCTGCTGGCCTTCAAGCGCGCGGGCGCCGACGGCATCCTGACCTACTTCGCCCGCGACGCGGCCCGCCTGCTGCGCGCCTGATGCTATTAAAATAGCAGCTATTAGCGCTTATCCACAGGGCGCTGGAGCCCGATTTGACTGAAGAACACTCCGGTGCGATCCGCGTCTTCCACATCCAGCCCGGGTCCGCGCGCGAGCTGACGCAGCTGCCCACCGCCCTGCCCCCGCAGGGCTTTCTGTGGATCTCCTGCACCCGCCCGGCCTTCAGCGCCGAACTGCCGCGGCTGCAGGCCGCGCTGCAGGCCACGGCCGGCCTGCAGCTGGTGGACCTGCACATCTCCGACCTGCTCAACGCGCAGCTGCCCTCGCACTACGACTACACCTCGCAGTACGACCTGCTGGTCTTTCGCCGGCTCACGGCCACCCAATGCGACACCGCGCTCGCGCCGGTGGCAGGCCCGGCGCCCGCCACGGCAGCCGCCCCCGGCGCCACCGACGCTGCCGCACAGCGGCGGGGCGGCCCGCCCGTCCTGCGGCGCATCGACACCAGCCCGGTCGGCTTCGCCGTATTCGACCAGGTGCTGCTGACGGTGCACCCCGTGGACTGCACCGTGCGGGACGCCTACGCCGCACGCCTGCTGGCGCCCCCCCAGTCCGGCACGCCCGCACCGGCGGCCCCCGCCGCTGCCGCATCCCCATCCGCCAGCGAGCACGCGGCCACCGCCGCCACGGTGGCACCCGATGCCGCGCCACCCCACGGCGCACTCCTGCACCACACCCCGCCGGCAGCCATTGCGGCCGTCACCCCGGCCGAGACCGTGGCGCGCGATCTGCGCAATGGCGCATCGGCCAACACCCGCTTGCCGGCCAGCCCGGCCGACCTGATGCTGCGCGTGGTCAACCTGATCGTGGACAACTACCTCGACCTGCGCCGTGAGCTGTCGCGCCAGCTCGACCACTGGCAGGGCGAGCTGCTCAAGCCGCGCGCGCGCTTCGCCAACTGGAGCGCCCTGCTGGACGCACGCCTCACGCTGCACCAGCTCGACGAGATCTGCGAAGACCAGCGCGCCGCCGTGCAGGACTGGGTGGACACGCTGGAGACCTGGGCCGTGCCCGACAACCTGGCCGCGCTGCGCGAACTGGACCTGCTCAAGGTGCGCAGCCGCGACGTGCTGGAGCACATCGAGCGCGTGGTGCACCACGTGCGCCGGCTGGAGCAGAGCACCGAGACGGCCGTGCAGATGCACTTCAGCGTGCAGAGCAACCGCACCAACGACATCATGCGCACGCTCACGGCCCTCACCGCCGTGTTCCTGCCGCTGAACCTGATCGCCGGCATCTTCGGCATGAACTTCGAGTTCATTCCGCTGGTGCACAAACAGGACGGCTTCTGGTGGGCCATGGGCTCGATGACGGTGATCGCCGTCGCCCTGGTGGCGCTGTTCTGGCGCAAGCGCTACCTGGCCCGCACCGGGCAGCACTGACGCGGGCGCGCCCTTTCCTCCCGTCCCCCTCTGCCCTTGCCCCCACGCTCGCCATGTCCGTGCCCCCTGCCCGCCCCCTGCTCATCCTCAAGACGGGCGACACCTTTCCGCCGCTGCGCGCGCAGGCCGGCGGCGACTTCGAGGACTGGGTCCGCGCCGGGCTGGGCGACGACGGTGCGCTGCCCGTGCGGGTGATCGACACGCGCCACGGCGCCGACCTGCCCGCACCGCACACGGTGGCCGGCGCCGTGGTGACCGGATCGCATGCCATGGTGTCCGACCGCGAGGCATGGAGCGAAGCCCTGGGCGGCTGGCTGGCGGACGCGGTGCGCCAGCAGACGCCGGTGCTGGGCATCTGCTACGGGCACCAGCTGCTGGCCCATGCGCTGGGCGGCGAGGTGGGCTACCACCCGGGCGGACTGGAGATCGGCACGGTGGAGGTCGAGCCGACCCCCAACGCCGCGGCCGATGCCCTGCTGGGCGCCCTGCCCCCGCGCTTCGCCGCGCAGGTCGTTCACCACCAGTCCGTGCGGACCCTGCCGCCCGGCGCCGTGCCGCTGGCGCGCAATGCCCACGAGCCGCACCAGGCCTACCGCATCGGCCCCTGCGCCTGGGGCGTGCAGTTCCATCCGGAGTTCAGCGCGGACGCCATGCGCGGCTACATCGACGCGCTGGAGCCCACGCTGAACGCCGCCGGCCACCGCGCCGCGGTCCTGCGCGCGGGCGTGCAAGCCACGCCCGAGGCGGCGGCCTTGCTCGGCCGCTTCGCGCGGCTGTGTGCCGCCACGGCCTGACCCCTCACTCCGGCTGACCAGTCTCACCTGAAGGTGCCCGACCAGCACCTCGGCCCAGCCCTTGACTTGACAATACTTGTCTAGTCAATTATTGTTGCGGCCATGACTGACACAACAGCATCCAAGCGTGCCCAGCCCCGCTTCGTCCCGGAAGAAAGCGTCGGCTACCAGATGCGCCGCATCGTCACCTTGATCGGCCTGGAAGTCGAACGCCGCATGGAGCCACTGGGCCTGACCGATGCCCAGTGGAAGCCGCTGCTACGGCTGAGCCTGCAGGACGGCGCCACGGCCGCCAACTTGGCGCGCTTGTGCCACCTGGATGCCGGCGGCATGACGCGCCTGCTGGACCGGTTGGAAGCCAAGGGCCTGTGCCAGCGCGAGCGCTCGCAGGAAGACCGCCGCGTCGTCCACATCGCGCTTACCGAAGAAGGCCACGCTGCGGCCGCTCAGATCCCCGAGCAGCTGGAAAGCATCCATTCCGTGGCGCTCCAGGGCTTTTCGGCCGAGGAACGCGCGCAGCTGTCCGGCTTCATGGAACGCCTGTACGCCAATGTGCAGACCTTCGGCACGGGGGGCTGCATGGAGCCGGACACCCAGCCGTAAGGCGCGCTCCGCCCACCCCTTTGTCACCGAGAGCCCAACAACATGCAAAACCACACCCTCTCTCACCCTGAAACCCCGGCGCCCGCGCCGGCAGGGCGCTGGCGCGAAGGCGCCGCGCTGTACTTCGGCACGCTGGCCCTGGCGCTCATCGCCCTGCCCGGCCTCACCGGTTGCGCCGACATGTCCGGCATTGCGTCCAGGGCGCAGATGCGCGATGCCGCCTCGGTGGGCCTGGGCGCATCCGCACCGGCCGCGGCCGCACCGGGCACGCTGCAGGTCGATGGCGCCGTGTCCACCGACTGGTGGCGCGGCTTCGGCGATGCGCAGCTCGACGCGCTGGTGCAGCAGGCCTTGGCCACCAGCCCCAACCTGAAGGGCGCCGAGGCCCGCATCGCCCGCGCCACCGCGTTTGCCGAAACCGCACGCGCCGCCCAGGGCCCGCAGCTCAATGGCAGCCTGGACGCGAACCGCCAGCTCTACAGCCAGAACGGCGCCTACCCCGCCACCCAGGCCGGCCGCATCCTGAGTGTGGAGACGGCCCGGCTCACCGGCAGCTGGGAGATCGACTTCTTCGGCAAGAACCGGTCGGCCCTGGCAGCCGCCATCGGCGGAGCCAACGCCGCCCAGGCCGATGCCGAGGCCGCGCGCCTGCTGCTGGCCGCCAACGTGGCGCACCAGTACCTGCAACTGGCCCGCCAGCAGGCGCAGCTGCAGGTGGCCGAGCGCACGCTGGCCCAGCGCACCGAGACCCTGAAGCTGGTGCAAGGCCGCCTGGACGCCGGGCTGGACACGCAGTTGGAGCTGCGCCAGAGCGAGGGCGGCCTGCCCGAGGCGCGCCAGCAGATCGAGGCCCTGCGCGAGCAGATGGCGCTGACGCGCAACGCGCTGGGCGCGCTGGTGGGTGACCCAAATGCCGCACAAACGCTTGTTCCACCTGCGCTGACAGCTATCCAATCGGTAGCAATACCCGCCACGCTGCCGGCCGACCTGCTGGGCCGCCGGCCCGATGTGGCCGCCGCCCGCTGGCGCGTGGAGGCGGCCACGCAGGACGTGGCCGTGGCCCGGGCGCAGTTCTATCCCAACGTGAGCCTGACCGCCTTCGTCGGCCTGTCCAGCCTCGGCATCGACCACTTCCTCGAAGCGGGCAGCAAGGAGTGGGGCCTGGGCCCGGCCGTGCGCCTGCCGATCTTCGACTCGGGCCGGCTGCGCGCCAACCTGCGCGGCAAGTCCGCCGACCTGGACGCCGCCATCGAGAGCTACAACAGC from Paracidovorax wautersii includes:
- a CDS encoding D-alanyl-D-alanine carboxypeptidase family protein — its product is MTSFLSPLRILVCAALLAPAALWAQAQAPQPPEIAARNYLLVDVTAGQVLAAKDIDAPVEQASLTKLMTGYLVFDALRAKKITLEQRLPVSERAWKMPGSRMFIDPKMQVPVEDLIKGMIVQSGNDATMALAEGVGGTAENFVKLMNDQAKALGMKGTAYKNPEGLTEPGHTTTARDLSILATRLMKDFPEYMHYYSTKHYAYPGTPPSNGSNRNSLLFRDPTVDGLKTGHTAAAGYCLVATSKRDFPNVGQRRLLSIVLGTASETARANESQKLLNWGYTAFDAVKLFDAGQPAATPVVWKGTQKTLKIGRPEAIVVTVPSGSAGKVTTQVVRQDPLVAPFTQGQSIGTLKVMLGEQQLAEVPLVALEGVEQAGIFGRAWDAIRLWIK
- a CDS encoding glutamine amidotransferase, whose protein sequence is MSVPPARPLLILKTGDTFPPLRAQAGGDFEDWVRAGLGDDGALPVRVIDTRHGADLPAPHTVAGAVVTGSHAMVSDREAWSEALGGWLADAVRQQTPVLGICYGHQLLAHALGGEVGYHPGGLEIGTVEVEPTPNAAADALLGALPPRFAAQVVHHQSVRTLPPGAVPLARNAHEPHQAYRIGPCAWGVQFHPEFSADAMRGYIDALEPTLNAAGHRAAVLRAGVQATPEAAALLGRFARLCAATA
- a CDS encoding VanZ family protein, encoding MHKTSAWPLGLTYAALIVFASLFPFDGWREQGISPWVFFSAPIPPPYWTWFDVNINVGGYAPLGFLLGLALLRTGWPRAAVPVAALAGALLSLAMEFLQIYLPRRVPSNMDLALNACGALLGAMVAALLERLGAIDRWSRFRARWFVPEARGALVLLALWPLALLFPAAVPFGLGQMWERLEQALVDLLEDTPFLEWLPVRDTPLEALSASGELVAVLLGLLVPCLLGYCVVRSVGRRAAFAVATVLIGVAVTALSSALSYGPAHAWEWLNLPTRIGIWAALAATLALVALPRRACAALLLLALALHLNLLNQAPTSAYFAQTLQAWEQGRFIRFYGLGQWLGWLWPYAALVYVVLRVSRRDRDA
- the rpsL gene encoding 30S ribosomal protein S12 — encoded protein: MPTINQLVRQGREVEKIKSKSPAMENSPQRRGVCTRVYTTTPKKPNSALRKVAKVRLTNGFEVISYIGGEGHNLQEHSVVLVRGGRVKDLPGVRYHIVRGSLDLQGVKDRKQARSKYGAKKPKAK
- the hemB gene encoding porphobilinogen synthase, translating into MHLSSPTPFPASRPRRLRRDAFTRNLVRENVLTPHDFIYPVFVHEGTHVREAVPSMPGVDRLSLDLLLPVAEDCVKLGIPVLALFPSIDAALKTPDGKEAQNPDGLIPRVVRALKKEFPDLGVLTDVALDPYTSHGQDGVLDATGYILNDETVEILVGQALTHAEAGVDMVAPSDMMDGRIGAIRQALEAQGHVYTRIMAYSAKYASAFYGPFRDAVGTRGALGKADKNVYQMDPANTDEALREVALDIAEGADMVMVKPGMPYLDVVRRVKDEFRVPTFAYQVSGEYAMLKAAAANGWLDHDAVMMESLLAFKRAGADGILTYFARDAARLLRA
- a CDS encoding serine aminopeptidase domain-containing protein; its protein translation is MNAQTERLTLAGPAGAIEAARDAAATEAGGAPRGVAIIAHPHPLFSGTMDNKVVQTLARAFVASGWTAVRFNFRGVGATAGTYDEGRGELDDLLAVVQQVAPEGPIALAGFSFGAFVTSHALARLWSERTVERAVLVGTAASRFTAAPVPPEAHLRTLVVHGESDDTVPLAAVMDWARPQILPVTVVPGGGHFFHGQLPLLKNLVMRHVMADLPAA
- a CDS encoding efflux transporter outer membrane subunit translates to MQNHTLSHPETPAPAPAGRWREGAALYFGTLALALIALPGLTGCADMSGIASRAQMRDAASVGLGASAPAAAAPGTLQVDGAVSTDWWRGFGDAQLDALVQQALATSPNLKGAEARIARATAFAETARAAQGPQLNGSLDANRQLYSQNGAYPATQAGRILSVETARLTGSWEIDFFGKNRSALAAAIGGANAAQADAEAARLLLAANVAHQYLQLARQQAQLQVAERTLAQRTETLKLVQGRLDAGLDTQLELRQSEGGLPEARQQIEALREQMALTRNALGALVGDPNAAQTLVPPALTAIQSVAIPATLPADLLGRRPDVAAARWRVEAATQDVAVARAQFYPNVSLTAFVGLSSLGIDHFLEAGSKEWGLGPAVRLPIFDSGRLRANLRGKSADLDAAIESYNSALIDAVHDAADQLASTASIDRQRAEQAQAQEAAEGAYAIARQRYEAGLGNYLNVLTAETNVLAQRRQAVDLDARRLDNQVALMRALGGGYQAAPVATAAAAAITATAH
- the rpsG gene encoding 30S ribosomal protein S7; amino-acid sequence: MPRRREVPKREILPDPKFGNVELSKFMNVIMEGGKKAVAERIIYGALELIEKKHPDKDPLEAFTVAINNVKPMVEVKSRRVGGANYQVPVEVRPVRRLALSMRWIKEAARKRGEKSMAQRLANELLEATEGRGGAMKRRDEVHRMAEANKAFSHFRF
- a CDS encoding MarR family transcriptional regulator, which codes for MTDTTASKRAQPRFVPEESVGYQMRRIVTLIGLEVERRMEPLGLTDAQWKPLLRLSLQDGATAANLARLCHLDAGGMTRLLDRLEAKGLCQRERSQEDRRVVHIALTEEGHAAAAQIPEQLESIHSVALQGFSAEERAQLSGFMERLYANVQTFGTGGCMEPDTQP
- a CDS encoding CopD family protein translates to MLWVKAFHIVFVASWFAGLFYLPRIFVNLALVPPGSVAERDRLLLMARKLLRFTTLLAVPALGLGLWLFLGYGIGKGPGNGWMHAKLTVVVLAVGYHHACAVLLRKLASGESRRSHRWFRWFNEVPVLLLVAAVVLVVVKPF
- a CDS encoding magnesium transporter CorA family protein, with amino-acid sequence MTEEHSGAIRVFHIQPGSARELTQLPTALPPQGFLWISCTRPAFSAELPRLQAALQATAGLQLVDLHISDLLNAQLPSHYDYTSQYDLLVFRRLTATQCDTALAPVAGPAPATAAAPGATDAAAQRRGGPPVLRRIDTSPVGFAVFDQVLLTVHPVDCTVRDAYAARLLAPPQSGTPAPAAPAAAASPSASEHAATAATVAPDAAPPHGALLHHTPPAAIAAVTPAETVARDLRNGASANTRLPASPADLMLRVVNLIVDNYLDLRRELSRQLDHWQGELLKPRARFANWSALLDARLTLHQLDEICEDQRAAVQDWVDTLETWAVPDNLAALRELDLLKVRSRDVLEHIERVVHHVRRLEQSTETAVQMHFSVQSNRTNDIMRTLTALTAVFLPLNLIAGIFGMNFEFIPLVHKQDGFWWAMGSMTVIAVALVALFWRKRYLARTGQH